A genome region from Coprococcus phoceensis includes the following:
- a CDS encoding nucleotide sugar dehydrogenase has protein sequence MKQELLKKIEEKSIVVGVVGLGYVGLPLAVEKAKAGFKTIGFDVQDEKVKLVNEGHNYIGDVVDSDLKELVENKMLTATTDFSFVKDVDFVAICVPTPLDAHQQPDISYVKSSTEAISKYLTKGTMVVLESTTYPGTTEELIKPILEEGSGLKCGEDFYLGFSPERVDPGNLIYKTKNTPKVVGAIGKDATEVIATMYRAVLEGDVYEVSSPAIAEMEKILENTYRNINIGLVNELTMLCNKLGISMWEVVDAAKTKPYGFQAFYPGPGLGGHCIPLDPYYLSWKAREYGFHTSMIESSMMINDQMPEYCVERASKILNRHAKAMNGAKVLVVGVAYKQDIDDYRESPALRVIEVLKREMANVEFYDPWISEYKYKGEKHQGLKEISPEIIASYDLIMITAAHTNVDYDMIQKNAVAIFDTKNVMKNIANRENIEVL, from the coding sequence ATGAAACAAGAATTATTAAAAAAAATCGAGGAAAAATCAATTGTAGTAGGTGTAGTAGGATTAGGCTATGTAGGTTTACCACTTGCGGTGGAAAAAGCGAAAGCTGGATTTAAGACCATTGGTTTTGATGTGCAGGATGAAAAAGTAAAATTAGTAAATGAAGGACATAATTACATCGGTGATGTTGTTGACAGCGATTTGAAAGAATTAGTAGAGAATAAGATGCTTACAGCAACAACAGATTTTAGCTTTGTAAAAGATGTTGATTTCGTTGCTATTTGTGTACCGACACCATTAGATGCACATCAGCAGCCGGATATCAGCTATGTAAAATCTTCTACAGAAGCAATTTCAAAATATTTGACAAAAGGTACTATGGTAGTATTAGAGTCTACAACATATCCGGGAACAACGGAAGAACTGATTAAACCTATCTTGGAGGAAGGTTCAGGATTAAAATGTGGAGAAGATTTCTATTTAGGATTTTCACCGGAACGTGTTGATCCAGGTAACTTGATTTACAAAACAAAAAATACGCCAAAAGTAGTTGGAGCAATCGGAAAAGATGCTACAGAAGTAATTGCAACAATGTACAGAGCAGTATTGGAAGGCGATGTTTACGAAGTATCTTCACCTGCAATTGCTGAAATGGAAAAAATCTTAGAAAACACATACAGAAACATCAATATCGGATTGGTAAATGAATTGACAATGCTTTGCAATAAATTAGGAATCAGCATGTGGGAAGTAGTGGATGCTGCGAAGACAAAACCATATGGATTCCAGGCATTTTATCCAGGTCCAGGACTTGGTGGACACTGTATTCCATTAGATCCATATTATTTGTCATGGAAAGCAAGAGAATACGGATTCCATACATCTATGATTGAGAGCTCTATGATGATCAATGATCAGATGCCGGAATACTGTGTAGAAAGAGCAAGCAAAATTTTGAACCGTCATGCAAAAGCAATGAATGGAGCAAAAGTACTTGTAGTAGGTGTCGCTTACAAACAGGATATCGATGATTATCGTGAAAGTCCTGCACTTCGTGTAATTGAGGTATTGAAACGCGAGATGGCGAATGTAGAATTCTATGATCCATGGATTTCAGAATATAAATATAAAGGTGAAAAACATCAAGGATTAAAAGAAATCAGCCCGGAAATCATTGCTTCATATGATTTAATTATGATTACTGCTGCACATACAAATGTGGATTATGACATGATTCAGAAAAATGCAGTTGCAATCTTTGATACAAAGAATGTTATGAAAAATATCGCAAATAGAGAAAATATTGAAGTATTATAG
- a CDS encoding glycosyltransferase: MKEKRCIFHIPNYIDPNSKSGSSLRPKKMIQGFKENGYIVDCVMGYGKERKIQIEHIKDNIRKGVKYDFLYAESSTMPTLLTEKNHVPRYPMLDFKFFKFCKAHNIRIGLFYRDIQWKFSVYKDNVSWYKKCISIPFYRYDLLQYKNLLDTFYLPTDEMKKYLTENDKLLKKTKILMPGCEDDKELLVKTEKIDLPLKPLKILYVGGIDRIYDLKIFVETVSQMREEVEVYICCRENEWKTSKGLYEPFMGENIKIIHKSGKELDDYYEKTDLCCAFAGVGEYMKMAMPVKIFEYLGKTIPIVATKGTAAGEFVENSGIGWSINYDIQSLKKCLKNIIQNPQVLEEKRKRELEIKSCHTWKARAHQVIEDLR; this comes from the coding sequence GTGAAAGAAAAAAGATGTATTTTTCATATTCCCAATTATATTGATCCAAATAGTAAATCAGGTTCTAGTCTTAGACCAAAAAAAATGATACAAGGGTTCAAAGAAAATGGATATATTGTTGATTGCGTAATGGGATATGGAAAGGAAAGAAAAATTCAAATAGAGCACATAAAGGATAATATTCGCAAAGGTGTGAAATATGATTTTTTATACGCTGAAAGTTCTACAATGCCGACACTTTTAACAGAAAAGAATCATGTACCGAGATATCCAATGCTGGATTTCAAATTTTTTAAATTTTGTAAAGCACATAATATAAGAATAGGTCTATTTTATAGAGATATACAGTGGAAGTTTTCGGTATATAAGGATAACGTATCATGGTATAAAAAATGTATTTCGATTCCGTTTTATAGATATGATTTGCTTCAATATAAAAATCTATTAGATACATTTTATCTTCCTACAGACGAAATGAAAAAATATTTGACAGAGAATGATAAATTATTGAAAAAAACAAAAATTTTAATGCCTGGATGTGAAGATGATAAAGAATTATTAGTAAAGACAGAGAAAATAGATTTGCCTTTGAAACCACTTAAAATTTTGTATGTGGGTGGGATTGATAGAATTTATGACTTGAAGATATTTGTTGAAACAGTGAGTCAAATGAGAGAAGAAGTAGAAGTGTATATATGTTGTCGTGAAAATGAATGGAAAACTTCAAAGGGGCTATATGAACCTTTTATGGGGGAAAATATAAAAATTATTCATAAAAGTGGAAAAGAATTAGATGATTATTATGAAAAGACGGATTTATGTTGTGCTTTTGCAGGGGTGGGAGAGTACATGAAAATGGCTATGCCAGTAAAGATTTTTGAATATTTGGGGAAAACAATTCCTATTGTGGCAACAAAAGGGACAGCTGCTGGAGAGTTTGTAGAGAATAGTGGAATCGGTTGGAGTATAAATTATGACATACAGTCATTAAAAAAATGCTTGAAAAATATAATTCAAAATCCACAAGTCTTGGAGGAAAAACGAAAAAGAGAACTGGAAATAAAAAGTTGTCATACATGGAAAGCGAGAGCGCATCAAGTAATAGAAGATTTAAGGTAA
- a CDS encoding glycosyltransferase has protein sequence MMKILFLSAANSIHTVKWINALASRGHEVYLVYNKGHEPKMDQINKNIHQHQLKYKGGVGYYLNAKELRKLKKEISPDIINVHYASGYGTLARKSKLCPILLSVWGSDVYDFPNKSFVNKSILKKNVLHAKKIASTSNCMANELRDVLKMPKLQIGITPFGVDLEKFKGCTEEKEKKNHKILIGTIKTLKPLYGIAELIKAVKILSENLVKDGYEEICKQLQVEIYGDGPQKEELEKLIQELSLENVIYLKGQIPNKDVPQVLSQFDVFCATSFKESFGVAVVEAMAMSLPVVVTDTDGFKEVVADGENGYIVPIGNEKAIALKLQELIIDRKKRECMGKAGRKRVEELYDWEKNVDTMEKLYEEVRVKKE, from the coding sequence ATGATGAAGATACTTTTTTTATCGGCTGCGAACAGCATACATACTGTCAAATGGATAAATGCACTAGCGAGTAGGGGACATGAAGTTTATTTGGTATATAATAAAGGGCATGAGCCAAAGATGGATCAAATAAATAAAAATATACATCAGCACCAGTTGAAATATAAGGGTGGAGTAGGATATTATTTGAATGCGAAAGAATTGCGAAAACTGAAGAAAGAGATTTCGCCGGATATAATAAATGTTCATTATGCAAGTGGATATGGAACATTGGCCAGAAAAAGCAAATTGTGCCCAATATTATTGTCGGTATGGGGAAGTGACGTATATGATTTTCCAAATAAAAGTTTTGTCAATAAAAGTATTCTAAAAAAGAATGTTCTTCATGCGAAGAAAATCGCATCTACTAGCAATTGTATGGCAAACGAACTTAGAGACGTTTTGAAAATGCCTAAATTACAAATAGGGATTACACCATTTGGAGTTGACTTAGAGAAATTTAAAGGTTGCACGGAAGAAAAAGAAAAGAAAAATCATAAGATTTTGATAGGAACAATAAAAACGTTGAAACCTTTGTATGGAATTGCAGAGCTAATAAAGGCAGTAAAGATTTTAAGTGAAAATTTGGTAAAAGACGGATACGAAGAAATTTGTAAACAATTGCAGGTGGAAATCTATGGAGATGGACCACAAAAAGAAGAACTAGAAAAACTAATTCAAGAACTTTCATTAGAGAATGTGATATACTTAAAAGGTCAGATCCCAAACAAAGATGTACCTCAAGTGCTATCCCAATTTGATGTTTTTTGTGCAACAAGCTTTAAAGAAAGCTTTGGAGTGGCTGTGGTAGAAGCGATGGCTATGAGCCTTCCGGTTGTAGTGACAGATACAGACGGTTTTAAAGAGGTTGTTGCAGATGGCGAGAATGGTTATATTGTTCCAATAGGAAATGAAAAGGCGATTGCATTGAAATTACAAGAATTGATTATAGATAGAAAAAAAAGAGAATGCATGGGAAAAGCTGGAAGAAAACGAGTAGAGGAATTGTATGATTGGGAAAAGAATGTTGATACAATGGAAAAATTATATGAAGAAGTGAGAGTGAAAAAAGAGTGA
- a CDS encoding glycosyltransferase family 4 protein gives MNVWIVNHYAIPPSMGGLVRHYYFSKYLQKNGHTVKIFTSSKIHNTDINMIRDKSLYKEEIVDGIEYTFVKSRDYRGNGLQRILNMVELPFQMWKTMKLFFKKEKPDVIYTSSPDLFVAFFALVFGRKKKIPVVVEVRDLWPESIVEYNGMSRKNPIIQILYQLEKWIYKKADRLIFTMPGGKEYIKDKGWDKAIDLRKVHHINNGVDLEEFEYNKRNNHVCDEDLESNDKKIVYVGSIRLANNLGQLIKAAKVLKEKHRDDIKFLIYGDGTEKEQLEKFACEEKLNVVFKGKVEKKYIPYILSKADVNIINVKNTGLTKYGCSWNKLFEYIASENPIVCNFPQKYDLINEYHLGKSEKFASSRDYAKRLKELVDITEEERRVVRENAKQLKKEYDYQYLTTCLEKIFSNVVGEK, from the coding sequence ATGAATGTATGGATTGTTAATCATTATGCAATTCCACCGAGTATGGGAGGATTAGTAAGACATTATTATTTTTCGAAATATCTACAGAAAAATGGTCATACAGTAAAAATATTTACTTCCAGTAAGATACACAATACGGACATTAATATGATTCGTGATAAATCGCTTTATAAAGAAGAGATAGTGGACGGAATTGAGTACACGTTTGTGAAAAGCAGAGATTACAGAGGGAATGGTTTGCAAAGAATACTGAATATGGTTGAATTGCCGTTTCAAATGTGGAAAACAATGAAGCTTTTTTTCAAAAAAGAAAAACCCGATGTAATCTACACTTCGTCACCGGATTTGTTTGTGGCATTTTTTGCGTTGGTGTTTGGTCGAAAGAAAAAAATTCCAGTTGTTGTGGAAGTCCGAGATCTTTGGCCGGAGTCGATTGTAGAGTATAATGGCATGTCCAGAAAAAATCCGATTATTCAGATACTTTATCAGTTGGAAAAGTGGATTTATAAGAAGGCGGACAGATTGATTTTTACTATGCCAGGAGGCAAAGAGTATATTAAAGATAAAGGCTGGGATAAAGCAATAGATTTACGAAAAGTACACCATATTAACAATGGAGTAGATTTAGAGGAGTTTGAATACAATAAACGAAACAATCATGTTTGTGATGAAGATTTAGAGTCAAATGATAAAAAAATAGTTTATGTGGGTTCGATCCGCCTTGCAAATAACTTGGGACAATTAATAAAAGCTGCAAAGGTTCTAAAAGAGAAGCATAGAGACGATATTAAATTTTTGATATATGGTGACGGGACTGAGAAGGAGCAACTGGAGAAATTTGCTTGCGAAGAAAAGTTAAATGTAGTGTTCAAAGGGAAGGTTGAGAAAAAATATATACCATATATATTGAGTAAGGCAGATGTAAATATTATCAATGTGAAAAATACCGGATTGACGAAATATGGGTGTAGTTGGAATAAACTTTTTGAGTATATTGCAAGTGAGAATCCAATAGTTTGTAATTTCCCACAGAAATATGACTTGATAAATGAGTATCATTTAGGAAAGAGTGAAAAGTTTGCATCTAGCAGAGATTATGCAAAAAGGCTCAAAGAGTTGGTAGACATTACTGAGGAAGAAAGAAGAGTTGTCCGTGAGAATGCAAAGCAACTGAAGAAAGAATATGATTATCAATATCTGACAACGTGTTTGGAAAAAATATTCAGTAATGTAGTAGGAGAAAAATGA
- a CDS encoding sugar transferase — protein MRKWNDLPKEMQVEQVKKYYEILQCHKGSLLAKRIFDIIVASLLVVILSPILLFLSILIKIDSPGPVMFRQVRVTTYGKPFRIFKFRTMVNNADKIGTQVTTKGDSRVTRMGKMLRGCRLDELPQLFNVLKGEMSFVGTRPEVEKYVAHYTDEMKATLLMPAGITSRASIEYKDEERLLESAENADEVYIHQVLPEKMKYNLRAIEKFSFWDDIKTMFATVIAVIK, from the coding sequence ATGAGAAAATGGAATGACCTTCCGAAAGAAATGCAAGTGGAACAAGTAAAAAAATATTATGAAATACTGCAATGCCATAAGGGAAGTTTGCTGGCAAAACGAATTTTTGATATCATAGTTGCGAGTCTGCTTGTCGTAATTCTTTCACCGATATTACTTTTTCTGAGTATTTTGATCAAAATAGATTCACCGGGACCGGTGATGTTTCGTCAGGTAAGAGTGACAACATATGGAAAACCGTTTCGTATCTTTAAATTCCGCACAATGGTAAATAATGCGGATAAGATCGGAACACAGGTAACAACAAAGGGAGATTCCAGAGTAACTCGTATGGGAAAGATGCTTAGAGGTTGTCGATTGGATGAGTTGCCACAGCTTTTTAATGTGTTAAAAGGTGAGATGTCTTTTGTTGGGACAAGACCGGAAGTAGAAAAATATGTTGCACATTATACAGATGAGATGAAAGCAACTCTGCTTATGCCGGCTGGAATAACCTCAAGAGCAAGTATAGAGTATAAAGATGAGGAACGATTGCTTGAGTCGGCAGAGAATGCAGATGAGGTATATATCCATCAGGTGCTGCCGGAGAAGATGAAGTATAATTTAAGAGCAATTGAAAAATTCAGTTTTTGGGATGATATAAAAACAATGTTTGCCACTGTGATAGCAGTGATAAAATAG
- a CDS encoding DegT/DnrJ/EryC1/StrS family aminotransferase has product MNILFSPPDITEEEIEEVVDTLKSGWITTGPKTKLFEQNIAKFCNTSKAVCLNSATACAEMALRVLGIGPGDEVITSAYTYTASASVVCHVGAKLVLVDTQKDSYEMDYEALEEAITEKTKAIIPVDIAGVICDYEKIYEIIERKKSLFQASSELQGKLGRIAVVADAAHAFGAMRDGKHCGEIADFTSFSFHAVKNLTTAEGGALVWRDIDGVDNDALYKQFMLLSLHGQSKDALAKTQLGAWEYDIVAPYFKCNMTDIMASLGLVQLKRYPGILERRKALIEKYNEGLKDLPITVLQHYGENFVSSGHLYLVRVNGKTRQECNDIIIKMAERGIATNVHYKPLPMLTAYKSLGFDKADYPNACDLFENAITLPLHTKLTDEEVDYVIQNFKECIE; this is encoded by the coding sequence ATGAATATATTATTTTCACCGCCGGATATCACGGAGGAAGAGATCGAAGAAGTAGTCGATACACTGAAAAGCGGATGGATTACAACCGGTCCCAAAACAAAGTTGTTTGAGCAGAACATTGCAAAGTTTTGCAATACAAGCAAAGCGGTGTGCTTGAATTCTGCAACAGCGTGTGCAGAGATGGCATTGCGTGTTCTGGGGATAGGACCAGGAGATGAGGTAATTACAAGCGCCTACACCTACACTGCATCTGCTAGTGTTGTCTGTCATGTGGGAGCAAAATTAGTTTTGGTAGATACGCAGAAAGATTCGTATGAGATGGATTATGAGGCGTTAGAAGAAGCTATTACAGAAAAAACAAAAGCAATTATTCCGGTCGACATAGCCGGAGTAATCTGCGATTACGAAAAAATATATGAGATTATAGAGAGAAAGAAGAGTTTGTTTCAGGCGAGCAGCGAACTGCAGGGAAAATTAGGACGTATTGCAGTAGTTGCAGATGCAGCACATGCGTTTGGCGCAATGCGTGATGGAAAACATTGCGGAGAAATTGCTGATTTTACAAGCTTTTCTTTTCATGCCGTGAAGAACCTTACGACAGCGGAAGGTGGAGCCTTAGTGTGGAGAGATATAGACGGTGTGGATAATGATGCGCTGTATAAACAGTTTATGCTGTTATCACTGCATGGTCAGTCTAAAGATGCGTTGGCAAAAACACAGCTTGGCGCGTGGGAATATGATATTGTGGCGCCTTATTTTAAATGCAACATGACGGATATTATGGCTTCATTAGGACTTGTGCAGTTGAAAAGATATCCGGGAATTTTGGAGAGAAGAAAGGCGCTTATTGAAAAATATAATGAGGGCTTAAAAGATCTTCCGATTACTGTGCTGCAGCATTATGGAGAAAATTTTGTTTCAAGCGGACATCTGTATTTGGTACGAGTGAACGGAAAGACAAGACAGGAGTGCAATGACATTATTATAAAGATGGCAGAGCGTGGAATCGCTACGAATGTACATTATAAGCCGTTGCCAATGTTGACAGCATATAAGAGTCTGGGATTTGATAAGGCAGATTATCCGAATGCGTGCGATTTGTTTGAAAATGCAATTACCTTGCCGCTTCATACGAAATTGACTGATGAAGAAGTGGATTATGTAATTCAAAATTTTAAAGAATGTATAGAATAG